In the genome of Nerophis ophidion isolate RoL-2023_Sa linkage group LG28, RoL_Noph_v1.0, whole genome shotgun sequence, the window tttcctagcaggatatattagctgcaaatgtcatgaagtcagtgaggaagctgaggcttgggagacgttggaccttccaacaggacaaggattccaagcatacctccaaatcaacatcagagtggttgcagaagacgggctggaagactctggagtggccttcacagtcgccagacctgtagatgcttgcaagaagcttgtgtccgcttatgtatcacctttgaaggatgtcattactgccaaagggtgttctactaagtactaaagacgcatggaactagggggttcaatcattttgtcaatgagatattaagaaaatgtcctttttaggtattttgtaaaatacagtgttacaatttaagtccgagtccatggttctcgcccggaaaagggtggagtgccatctccgggttggggaggagaccctgccccaagtggaggagttcaagtacctaggagtcttgttcacgagtgggggaagagtggatcgtgaaatcgacaggcggatcggtgcggcgtcttcagtaatgcggacgttgtatcgatctgttgtggtgaagaaggagctgagccggaaggcaaagctctcaatttaccggtcgatctacgttcccatcctcacctatggtcatgagctttgggtcatgaccgaaaggataagatcacgggtacaagcggccgaaatgagtttcctccgccgggtggcgggtctctcccttggagatagggtgagaagctctgccatccgggaggaaatcaaagtaaagccgctgctccttcacatcgagaggagccagatcaggtggtttgggcatctggtcaggatgccacccgaacgcctccctagggatgtgtttagggcacgtccagctagtaggaggccacggggaagacccaggacacgttgggaagactatgtctcccggctggcctgggaacgcctcgggatcccccgggaagagctagacgaagtggctggagatagggaagtctgggcttccctgcttaggctgctgtccccgcgacccgacctgggataagcggaagatgatggatggatgaatggaatttaagttgcatttgtctatttgacacatctttatttgatatgactataaacaaaatatggaataaatgtccaacttgctaaaagaccaaaattgtgtgggggttgaataattttgatcacaactgtatgtatgacaaagaagcagctggaaggagaatCCATAGAAAGCCAGtctccaaggtaaatactgtacattcatGTTATGTTCAGTGGTTCACTTTACTCTACGTGAAAAGCAAGGTAGAAACAGTGCAGCTGGGGAGTGCACGGGAAACCTGCCAATACAGGCGCAAGCGAAACAACGATCACGAAGCAAGGGCAAGCAATGATAAAGCACTGACAGAAGGGCAGGGCTGGCATAAAAAGGAGCCCGACTGGCAACTTGGAACGGGGGTGCCCAGATTGCCAATCAGAGACAAGTGAACCAATtgaccaattaaaaaaatagacttgGTTTGTTGTTGATCGTCTCAAAGATTCAGAGCATTATTTATGAAAAAACAGATCTTATTCTACAAGGTTACATGGAAAGGATACAGCACTGATTTAAAATTGCTAGTACAAACAAAAATGTCTATCATAAAAAAGCATTGTGTACAGGGGTGTGGGTGAAGGGGGGAGTAGACagcacagaccacaagggggcatTGTATTTAACTTTATGATGTATTAGATACCATCATCGGTGGTCACTTGAAGCGAGTATGACGGTCCTCCTGGTAGGCGGGTAtccttttatggaggatgcctgagCGGGACTTTGTTtgacgtggggagactggtgtgCACACGCTCACCACCAGATCCCTGACAGAtctgggtcagggtccagtggcatggagtctaaGGCGACGGGGGACCCTTTTCTTCTGCAGCTTTCATCCGCCACCGCAGCCGTTGTGACACTCCACATGGTTGTACGGTGGTTCATACATCTACCGTCTTTCGCCTGCTCCACCATTGaggtcttcactgtatccctggctagggggcagcaaggtactaggcctttgccaagggccacctggggtaacagtagttaaggggttaaccatatatatatatatgggtgtggagattagctgttgagtgttaccagtagtgttgagcgagaggcggaagaTCAGGAGGGACAAGGCATAGCTCGGAGGCCCGTGAGCAGACAGGAAGTATGGCGAGCCGAAAAAGGtctgtgtccaagcgggaggtcgagatccaagaggcagtcaggGAAGCAGAGGAAAGGCGGGCTGAGACGAGGCGCACAGCTGGAAATTTGGGAACGAAGGGGTAGTGTACTTGAACAGAAGACTACGTTCCAGCCCGGAaaagcaggttgtgcaggcttttgaAGGCAGAACCTCTGATCAACTTCAGGTGTGCCGATTGCCGGAGGATTGACCGCAGCTGCCAGGTGCAGGActattttacatattttcaaGTTTGATTTTGAAGTGAAAAGTAACTAAAAGGAACTTTGACTGTAAGGTAGGCAGTTTGCGTTATAACAAAATAAAACTCAAGTCTGGTTGAATATCAGTGCCAGGACATGTCAGAAATTGGTTAAGGAACAAGTGATCACATTTCGGTGTTGGTCCTGATCAGCATCTGGATCCTGGTGGAGGTACGCGGTGCGCTTTTCTATTTTACTGCCAGCACACTGGTGATTGTGGAGTTGGTTCTGGTGATAGAATGTTTCGtcgcacacactgcaactcagcaCTTTCCCCCCAGTGTGTATTCTTGTGTGATATTTCAAACTGCTCCCCTTTGTAAAACTCAGACCACAGGTTGTACAGGAGAACGGTTTTTCGCCGGTGTGCATTCTCATGTGGACTTTCAAATAATCCCTACGGCTGAAATTGGAATCACACACAGAAcaggaaaagggtttttctccggtgtgcgttCTGGTGTGCTCTTTCAATCGGTCCCTCCGGGACACACATAAGCCACAGGTTgcgcaggaaaaaggtttttccccgGTGTGTCTCCTTGTGTGGTCTTTCAAACTGTCCTTCCTTGAAAAACGTTTGCCGCAGGTTgcgcaggaaaaaggtttttctcccgtgtgtgttgtcatgtgcttGTTCAAAGTGTCCTTTTTAAAAAAGCCCGCCCCACACACCGAACAGAAAAATAGTTTCACTCCAGGATgccttctcatgtgtcttttcaaggTTTCTCTCCGTGAGAAAAGTACGCCGCACAATGAACAAGATAAATGTTTCTCTTGAGTGTGTATTATGGCGTGTTTTATCAGGTCTGCTTTTACGCTGAATACTTGACTGCACGCCGAGCACGGGAACAGTTTCTCTCCGGTGTGATTTTTCATGTGTCTGTTTAGGGACTTTTTGAGGCCAAAACTTTTGTCACAGTGAGGACATTTCCAGGGAGGGCTGTCCGGGTCCCATGTCTTGTCGTctgtagagtcttcatcatcagtgtcaggagagtaaGACGTGTCCTCACCATCAGTTTTAGAAGAGTGTGGCGTGGTGTCTTCACTATCTGATGGTGGAGATGAgatcttgtctgcttgtgatcctccacagtggtctccatcggcttctgttgtcatgtgttgagttggaggctccgcctctctcttctcctcactttcacctttgacctcgtCATCTTCacccttcacagggacaccagtcgcTGGGGACTCCGCCCGTCCTTCAATATgttctccctcctgactgatgccgTGTTCCTCCACTTCCTCTTTAATGTTCGGGGgctgtggtacctcttcttcctcttttatGCACAAGGGTGGTGGTTCTTCCTCCCGCAGGTGGACAAGATGTTCATCAGCGACGTCTGCGGGACACGAGAAGACAAACGCGTGCTTTAGAGAAGGCCagttttgctcagtcacatgagacattgtccggCACCaacatacagtcgcgatcaaaagtttacatacacttgtaaggaaCATAATTCTGTCCACAGAACTTTCTTTCAGAAGGTCggatctttgtccatgtgatgtcagatgaaacaaaagcgGAACTGTCtggccacaataccaagcaatatgtttggaccaggaacaccatccctaccgtcaagcatggtagtggtagtattatgctctgggacaGTTTTTGTTAAGAACCGATCAAgaaggtgaccccaggatgcagagacgggaggcaaggtagaattataaaaaacaacaaaaggcgatggggcagaagtacACACCATgaattacaaataaaaacaggtccctcagtggtcggcagggaaaaggccagggcgcactgagcacagcATAAAgtccacaatacccaacaatatatatggaggagaaaaagtgaggcttttaatcccagggacaccattcctaccgtcaagcatggtggtagtagtattatgctgtgggcctgttttgctgccaatggaactggtgctttacagagagtgaatgggacaatgaaaaaggaggattaccatatttccttgaattgccgcagggcatatagtatgcgcctgccttgaattactgccgggtcaatcttgcttcgcaaaataattagcgcacgctttTAGTATtacagccgggtcaaactcatgacgtcacgagtgacacttcccctgtcgtcattttcaatagcggcctggactgaggttttattgaaaaataaacaaagtcaaactgctcaagccatgtccttccttggtggtcctgggaacccgcaagacgacggcttgggACCGTCACAATAGCGTAGCTGTGTGTgtaaaatatgagtcattaaataactcccgcctcctggtggtagagggcgctagtgatccttcttgcgactactcggctgcagaagaagtgaaatgagtgacatgatatgtgctggaggaggtaataaaggaggatctccatcgagacagagagacttttaaaactgaagaaagataaggaagacttctacaaacaagttatcgatgcttttgatcagatggagctggcatggacttcatttataagtcaaggtaagactataataacgttttttttattaaatgtgctttttcatgatggtatccttacatcctttctcaaacacattacacacaccaaatcaaatcagctctgatattttccgttttttcgactgttttccgtaccttggagacatcatgcctcgtcggtgtgttgtcggagggtgtaacaacacgatcagggtcggattcaagttgacttacgtggagtgtgctaatcagacatataaatggtcacggcatgctaatcgatgctaacatgctatttaggctagctgtgtatacatattgcatcattatgcctcatttgtagctatatttgcatccagcttttccctccacccacatttaatgccaaacaaacacataccaatcgaaggattcaagttgcaccagtggtcaaaagatgcgaaagtccctcgtttgttctgcacactttaccgacgatagcaatgctacaacagagatgtgtggatatcctgcgacactcaaagcagatacatttccaacgataaagtcaacgaaatcacaaaggtgagttttgttgatgttactgacttatgtgctaatcagacatatttgctcacggcatgactgcaagctaatcgatgctaacatgctatttaggctagctgtatgtacatttgtagctatatttgcatccagcctttccctccacccacatttaaggccaaacaaacacttaccaatcgacggattcaagttgcaccagtggtcaaaagatgcaatcgttggttagaaagcgatcgccgaattcgtccctgttgctgctgtctgtcgtgatatggctcaatagcttcagtttcttcctcaatttcgtttttggtacctgcctccacactccaaccatccgtttcaatacatgcgtaatctgttgaatcgcttaaaccgctgaaatccgagtctgaatcccagctaatgtcgctatacgtttctgttctatccgccatgtttgtttttggtggcttcacgctgtgacatcacaggacaatagacgggtggatataacgatggtgacaatcaggcactttgaagtcgtttttcaggatattgcgtgaagggtaaaattttgaaaaaaacttcaaaaaaaaaaaaaaagccactgggaactgatttttattggttttaacccttctgaaattgtgataatgttcccctttaatagtcaCTCTAAACTTTATGATAGTGAAACTAAACttgatgatagtgacactacactcactgatagtgacattacactttatgatcgTGACACTACACTTGAGGATAGTGAAACTACATTTgatgatagtgacactaaactttatgatagtgacattacactttatgatagtgaaacTACACTTATTGATAGTGACAATACACTTTGTGATTGTGACACtaaactttatgatagtgacactaaactttatgatagtgacactaaactttatgatgtgacattacactttatgattgtgacattacactttatgattgtgacagtacactttatgatattgacattacactttatgatagtgacactacaattattgatggtgacactacacttaatagtcattagtgacattacactttataatagtgaacctacacttaatgatagtgacaGTACACTTTATAATTGTGACATTACACTAAATGATAGTGACActccactttatgatagtgacttCACACtatatgatagtgacattacactttgtgatagtgaccctacactttgtgatagtgaccctacactttgtgatagtgacactacactttgtgatagtgacactacactttatgatggtgacactacagtTAATAGTCATTAGTGaaattacactttatgatagtgaacCAACAGTTAATGATAGTGACAGTACACTTTATAATTGTGGCATTACACTATGATAGTGACACTCCACTTTATGATAGTTTActttacactttatgatagtgacattacactttgtgatagtgaccctacactttgtgatagtgacactacactttatgatggtgacactacacttagtAGTCATTAGTGaaattacactttatgatagtgaagCTACAttttgtgatagtgacactacactttatgatagtcacagtACACCTTGTGATAGTGACAGtaaactttatgatagtgacagtaAAATTTATgagagtgacactacacttttgtGAGAGTGGAACTAAACTTtgtgatagtgacattacactgtgatagtgacactacactattGTGATGGCGACACTACACTAttgtgatggtgacactacattttatgatagtgacactacactttatgatagtgacattacactttatgatagttacactaaagttaaagtagcaatgattgtcacacacattcaaggtgtggtgaaattattctctgcttttgacccatcacccttgatcaccctctgggaggtgaggggagcagtgagcagcaggggtggccgcgcccgggaatcatttttggtgattcaacccccaattctaacccttgatgctgagtgccaagcagggaggtaattgcttccatgtttatagtctttggtatgactccacaCTGTGATAGTGGCATTGAACTTAATGATGGTGACgttacactttatgatggtgaccctacactttatgatggtgacactacacttagtgatggtgacactacacttagtgatggtgacactacacttagtAGTGATGGTGACATTACATGatgaacgcgcatgcgtcgccaggctctgctttttacccagagatttagggatgatgttcgaaatcgGTTCTCCCGGTTGtacgataagaaaagaaccaatTCCATGGactcgaatccctttttgagaaccggttcccgttattgaggccactatagtaaagaaaaagagttggttctttattcgaatcccttCCCACGTACAGGAAATGCCTTCTGGGACCTGCAATGTTATGCACATTTGATTGAAGACGCTTACTGACACCTGGTGGCGATATGAAAATACTACACGTCATTATTTTGGGCACTTCTGGGTTGAGAAGTAGACAAgttgtgttagctcttacaagccctggaaaagataagtctggaagtaaactgtttaacttgtttatgtaactcaatattAAGGTGGAAAGTGGTTAAGTTTGATACTAAGATGTttattgaaaaacgatttttgtgcACTGTTTCAATGGATGTTTTGAGGACTTAAAATGGCTGCCAGTCTtatatttccaccatcgaaatagtttcaacactcagaAGTATTTGTttgataatgctgtatatttgtgtgaagctaatatttacatattgtgtattacatttcagtATGTTGATTGAATCACATAGCTTATAcatttgtcattgtgtgtatgtcagtttaaaaaaattaaataacagtccagtgcaagacaaaagtaaagatagGAAAAGACTAAGCAAGGTCGACGACAACAAAGAGCCTAAATGGATTAATCTGCTTTGGATTGTTTGTTAGCGGTCTGCCAAGCTGTATAAGTTCAACACGTATAGTGAGGGCAGAACAGGCAATAtgcaattattgccaggcttcGCTCTCATGTGAGGAGGGAAGAATTGTTGATTGATGACTGTGGTGttcttagtgtcatagtgtgtgtgtagttagtatgttccaagagcagcagaagtgcactttttggagagctatattattttcagttttgtgtccaagggactgattttatttaacactatattattatttatacacctacagcaggggtttcaaacatgcggcccgcgggccaattgcggcccacgagACATTTTgtggcccgcactttgatatgacaatttaatgtatgtgcggcccatacatacatacacacacacacatatatatatatatatatatatatatatatatatatatatatatgtatatatatatatatatatatatacacatatatatatatatatatatatacacatatatatatatatatatatatatatatatatatatatatatatatatatatatatatatatatatatatatatatatatatatatatacggacgGAACAAGATTGGGGGGATTTTGACATGGTTTTAGGGGGCTGGTCACGATAAACTAACACGTGAATATAAAAACTATAGTACAGTCAATCCCCTGTTAGCAACCAACTTTATGGCGAAAAAAGTATTGTTATATACCTTGTCGTTAGCAGCCACAGGCCACACATTTTACATACCAAAACGTTGTTTTTTTGACTACATATAGCGGCCACCGATATCAAAATTTGCAAGccttaaatgtttactttttaaggtcaaggcaagtgttgccgtaaaggagggctcatattttagggcaaaACCATCATCCAGCCATCAatcttatccgaagtcgggtcgcgggggcagcagcctaagcagagaagcccaaacATCCCTCttcgtccatatatatatatatatatatatatatatatatatatatatatatatatatatacacacacacacacacacacagtatatgtatacacacagtatatatgtatatatatatgtatatatatacacatatatatatatatatatacacacacacacacacacacgtgtgtatatatatatatatatacaaacacgtatatatatacatacatacatacatacatgtatatatttatacatacatacatatatacacacacacatatatatatatacacatacatacatacacacacatacatacatatacacacacacacatatatatatatatatatatatatatatatatgtgtatgtatacacacacacacacacacacacacacacatacatacatacatatatatatatatatatatacacacatatatatatatacacaaacacatatatatacacatgcatatatatatatacatacatatatatacacatacatatatatatacacatgcatatatatatacatacgtacatacatatatatatatatacatatatatatacacatacgtacatacatatatatatatacatatatatatatacatacatacatatatatatacatatatatatacatacatacatatatatacatacatacatatatatatatacatacatacatatatatacatacatatctatatacatacatacatatatatatatatatatacatacatacatacatatatacatacatatatacatacatatatatacacacatacatatatatatacatacatatacatatatatatatatatatatatacatacatatatatatatacatacacatatatatatacatacacacatatatatgcatatatatatacatacatacatacatacatatatatatacatacatacatacgtatatatacatacatacatacatatatatatacatacatacatatatatatacatacatacatatatacatatatatacatacatacatacatatatacatatatatatatatatatacatacatacatatacatacatacatatatacatacatacatacatatacatatatatatatatatatatatatatatatatatacatacatacatacatatacatatatatatatatatatatatatatatatacatatatatatatatatatatatatatatatatatatatatatacatatatatatatatatacacgtacacatatatatatatatatacgtacacatatatatatacatacacatatatatacatacacatatatatatatatatacacatacacatatatatacacatacacatatatatatatatatatacatacacatatatatacatacacatatatatatatatatatatatatatatacatacacatatatatatatatatatatatacatacactatatatatatatatatatatatacatacacatatatatatatatatatacatacactatatatatatatatatatatatacatacacatatatatatatatgtatatatatatacatacacatatatatacatacactgtatatatatatatgcatatacatatatacgtacacatgtatatatatatacgtacacatatatatatacatacacatatatatatatatatacatacacatacacatatatatacatacacatatatatacatacacatatatatacatacactgtatatatatatatatatatatatatatgcatatacatatatacgtacacatgtatatatatatacgtacacatatatatatacatacacatatatatatatatacatacacatacacatatatatacatacacatatacatatacatacacatatatatacatacatatatatatatacatacacatatatatatatatacatacacacatatatgtatatatatacatacaccatccatccatccattatccgaggtcgggtcgcgggggcagcagcctaagcagggaagcccagacttccctctctccagccacttcgtctagctcttcccgggggatcccgaggcgttcccaggccagccgggagacatactcttccaaacgtgtcctgggtcttccccgtggcctcctaccagctggacatgccctaaacacctccctagggaggcgttcgggtggcatccttaccagatgcccgaaccacctcatctggctcctttcgatgtggaggagcagcggctttacgttgagctcctcccggatagcagaacttctcaccctatctctaagggagagcccggccacccggcggaggaaactcatttcggccgcttgtacccgtgatcttatcctttcggtcaagacccgaagctcatgaccataggtgaggatgggaacgtagatcgaccggtaaattgagagctttgccttccggctcagctccttcttcaccacaatggatcgatacaacgtccgcattacagaagacgccgcaccgatccgcctgtcgatctcacgatccactcttccctcactcgtgaacaagactcctaggtacttgaactcctccacacacatatatacatatacatatatacatatacatatatatatatatacatacacacatatatatatatacatacacacatatatatatatatatatacatacacacacacatatatatatacatacacacacacatatatatatacatacacacacacatatatatacatacacacacacatatatatatatatatatatatatatatatatatatatatatatatatatatatatatatatatatatatacatacatacatacatacatacatacattttctactgcttattcccttttggggtcgcggatggcgctggcgcctctctcagctacaatcaggtagaaggcggcgtacaccctggacaagtcgccacctcatcgcagggccaacacagatagacagacaacattcacactcacattcactcactagggccaatttagtgttgccaatcaacctatccccaggtgcacatatatatattagtgatgggtccggcaacaccaaTGCATCGGCACATGTGTCGATCTCATAGAGCGAAACCCTGTGTCGGCGCGCGTACCActtttagaaagtcacgtgaccaatcatgagctgttttggtcatgtgaccgatacgcgaactgtgtcgcactggcacctgcgcgccaacctgtgtttataaggaagcacATCCGTCAATGaaatgctgctgccaacagaatcgccgcacttctgtcgttggtcatttgtcatttatcatcgtcggagatcatttccaccgggtgggaatattttgatcatatatcggaaaaaaaggtatttatgATCATTTCCTagtcgtttcatcctgttctctcaaag includes:
- the LOC133544992 gene encoding zinc finger protein OZF-like; this encodes MSKLHMLRELVDQRLTAAAQEIFVVLERTIAEYEAELSRTKEENNQLLDAVFKKHQVVLHRTDVADEHLVHLREEEPPPLCIKEEEEVPQPPNIKEEVEEHGISQEGEHIEGRAESPATGVPVKGEDDEVKGESEEKREAEPPTQHMTTEADGDHCGGSQADKISSPPSDSEDTTPHSSKTDGEDTSYSPDTDDEDSTDDKTWDPDSPPWKCPHCDKSFGLKKSLNRHMKNHTGEKLFPCSACSQVFSVKADLIKHAIIHTQEKHLSCSLCGVLFSRRETLKRHMRRHPGVKLFFCSVCGAGFFKKDTLNKHMTTHTGEKPFSCATCGKRFSRKDSLKDHTRRHTGEKPFSCATCGLCVSRRDRLKEHTRTHTGEKPFSCSVCDSNFSRRDYLKVHMRMHTGEKPFSCTTCGLSFTKGSSLKYHTRIHTGGKVLSCSVCDETFYHQNQLHNHQCAGSKIEKRTAYLHQDPDADQDQHRNVITCSLTNF